A stretch of the Solanum dulcamara chromosome 6, daSolDulc1.2, whole genome shotgun sequence genome encodes the following:
- the LOC129891617 gene encoding probable alpha,alpha-trehalose-phosphate synthase [UDP-forming] 11, protein MLSRSCFNLLNLDDCSVTDRARIPKLMNVPGIITDFGGGGGGGEEEKGEVSPGVKNGSRRIIVANQLPVKAYYKEDEKEGKKWCFEWDRYALDTLILQLKDGLSPDLEIIYVGCLKADVELNDQEEVANFLWEKFRCVPTFLSLDLINKYYHGFCKHYLWPLFHYMLPLTSSHGVRFDRSNWLAYVSANKIFADKVYEVINPDDDYVWIQDYHLMVLPTMLRKKYSRIKVGFFLHSPFPSSEIYRTLPVRDEILRALLNCDLVGFQTFDYARHFLSCCSRMLGLDYQSKRGYIGIDYFGRTVTIKILPVGIHMGQIQNVMSLPDTAKKAKELKEKYEGKIVLLGIDDMDMFKGIGMKFLAMGHLLDQSPSLRGKVVLVQITNPPRSRGNDIKEVEEEVKKIASEINRKYGKPGYEPIVCINGPVSTQDKIAHYAISECVVVNAVRDGMNLVPYEYTVSRQSNNNLGKALGLGLNGERRKSMIVVSEFIGCSPSLSGAIRVNPWDIENVATGMTSGAMMNDREKELRHEKHYKYVSSHDVAYWARSFDQDLKRACEEHYHKRCWGIGLGLGFRVVALGPNFKKLSVAHIVSSYKLTNSRLILLDYDGTMLPEDKVDKAPSEEVISILNGLCSDPKNIVFIVSGRGRDTLSKWFSPCPKLGLSAEHGYFTRLSKDSDWESRPVPADTEWEKVVLPIMKKYTEATDGSSIEQKESALVWHHLEADPDFGIWQAKELLDHLESVLANEPVVVKRGQHIVEVKPQDVSKGLVFQSLLASMQSKGKSPDFVLCIGDDRSDEDMFESIASSLDNNSLPDNAEVFACTVGQKPSMAKYYLDDPAEVVKMLQGLSAASTAMQLASKSPVHQAASVEDLPIVKNHASFV, encoded by the exons atgttgtCAAGATCTTGTTTCAATCTGCTTAATCTTGATGACTGTTCTGTTACTGATCGGGCTCGAATCCCAAAGTTGATGAATGTTCCAGGGATTATAACAGATTTTggtggaggaggaggaggaggagaagaagaaaaggggGAAGTTTCACCTGGTGTGAAAAATGGGAGTAGAAGGATCATTGTAGCAAATCAGTTACCAGTGAAAGCTTATTATAAGGAGGATGAAAAAGAGGGGAAAAAATGGTGTTTTGAATGGGACAGATATGCTTTAGATACATTAATTTTGCAGCTGAAAGATGGTTTGTCACCAGATTTGGAGATTATTTATGTAGGTTGTTTGAAAGCTGATGTTGAATTGAATGATCAAGAAGAAGTTGCAAATTTCTTATGGGAGAAATTTAGGTGTGTACCAACTTTCTTGTCATTAGATTTGATAAACAAGTATTATCATGGCTTTTGTAAGCATTATTTATGGCCTTTGTTTCATTACATGTTGCCTTTGACATCTAGTCATGGTGTAAGATTTGATAGGTCTAACTGGTTggcttatgtatcagcaaacaAGATTTTTGCTGATAAAGTTTATGAGGTGATTAATCCTGATGATGATTATGTTTGGATTCAAGATTATCACCTTATGGTTTTGCCTACTATGTTGAGGAAAAAATATAGTAGGATAAAAGTTGGTTTTTTCCTTCATAGTCCTTTCCCATCGTCTGAAATTTATCGAACATTGCCTGTTAGGGATGAGATTTTGAGGGCTTTGTTGAATTGTGATCTTGTTGGTTTCCAGACATTTGATTATGCTAGACATTTCTTGTCATGTTGTAGTAGGATGTTAGGTTTGGATTATCAGTCGAAAAGGGGTTACATTGGTATTGACTATTTTGGTAGAACTGTGACTATTAAGATCCTTCCTGTTGGTATTCACATGGGGCAGATCCAAAATGTTATGTCGTTGCCTGACACAGCGAAGAAAGCAAAGGAATTGAAAGAGAAGTATGAGGGGAAGATTGTGTTGTTAGGTATCGATGATATGGATATGTTTAAGGGGATTGGTATGAAGTTTTTAGCTATGGGACATCTTCTTGATCAATCCCCGTCGTTGCGGGGAAAGGTAGTGTTGGTTCAGATTACAAACCCCCCGAGAAGTAGAGGGAATGATATCAAAGAGGTTGAAGAAGAGGTCAAGAAGATTGCTAGTGAGATCAATAGGAAATATGGGAAACCGGGGTATGAACCGATTGTTTGTATTAACGGTCCAGTTTCTACGCAGGACAAGATTGCACACTATGCAATTTCTGAGTGTGTTGTTGTTAATGCTGTTAGAGATGGAATGAATTTGGTGCCTTATGAGTATACAGTTTCTAGGCAGAGCAACAATAATTTGGGTAAGGCCTTGGGCCTAGGTCTTAATGGAGAACGACGAAAGAGTATGATTGTTGTTTCTGAGTTCATCGGCTGCTCCCCGTCTCTTAGTGGTGCCATCAGGGTCAATCCATGGGACATTGAGAATGTAGCCACTGGTATGACTTCAGGAGCCATGATGAATGATAGGGAGAAAGAATTGCGTCATGAGAAGCACTATAAATATGTTTCTTCTCATGACGTTGCATATTGGGCGAGGAGTTTCGATCAAGATCTCAAGAGAGCTTGTGAAGAGCATTATCACAAGAGATGTTGGGGTATTGGCCTTGGTCTTGGCTTCAGGGTTGTTGCCCTTGGGCCGAATTTCAAGAAGCTTTCGGTAGCCCATATCGTCTCTTCTTATAAATTGACAAACAGCAGGCTCATCCTACTCGATTATGATGGTACTATGTTGCCAGAGGATAAAGTGGACAAAGCCCCAAGTGAAGAAGTCATCTCAATTCTGAATGGGTTATGCAGTGATCCAAAGAATATCGTGTTTATCGTGAGTGGCAGAGGAAGGGATACGCTCAGCAAGTGGTTCTCTCCGTGTCCGAAACTTGGCTTATCAGCAGAGCATGGTTATTTCACTAG GTTGAGTAAGGATTCCGATTGGGAATCTCGTCCAGTACCTGCAGACACTGAGTGGGAAAAAGTGGTGTTGCCTATTATGAAGAAATACACCGAGGCAACAGATGGTTCGTCGATAGAGCAGAAGGAAAGTGCACTAGTGTGGCATCATCTTGAAGCTGACCCTGACTTTGGCATTTGGCAGGCTAAAGAGCTTCTTGATCACCTTGAGAGTGTGCTTGCTAACGAGCCTGTGGTCGTTAAACGAGGCCAGCACATTGTTGAGGTGAAACCACAG GATGTAAGCAAAGGTCTGGTGTTTCAAAGCCTCTTGGCGTCGATGCAAAGCAAAGGGAAGTCACCCGATTTCGTGTTGTGCATAGGTGATGACAGATCAGATGAGGACATGTTTGAAAGCATTGCAAGTTCTTTAGACAACAATTCTCTGCCTGATAATGCAGAAGTCTTTGCCTGCACCGTTGGGCAGAAACCGAGTATGGCTAAGTACTATCTTGATGATCCAGCTGAAGTTGTAAAGATGCTTCAAGGCCTTTCAGCAGCTTCTACAGCAATGCAGCTAGCATCGAAGTCGCCTGTCCATCAAGCTGCCTCTGTCGAAGATCTCCCCATAGTTAAGAATCATGCATCCTTTGTATAG